A stretch of DNA from Cololabis saira isolate AMF1-May2022 chromosome 17, fColSai1.1, whole genome shotgun sequence:
TAATCTAGTCCACGTGTCATGTCAAGAGCCTGAAGGCACATAACGACCGAAAATATTCAACTCGCAAGAATGAAACAAAGAAATGATTGCaaaagtatttacaagaccGATTGTAGTGCTCCAGCATCGGTTTGAGGGATCGGTGCCAGGAGGGATTCTCTCTGGGCATCGACGGCGTGCatttctcatttgttttatctaACACTGGTCCAGATGGGCCTGATTTCGTAACGCAGTTTGCTGCAAGACTACTCGTCTTCTGGTAAACTCTCAGACATCGTTAACATAGTATGAAAATAACTGTCACAAAATCCATGTAAAAGGGTCCCTTTTTTCAGCCATGCTGCCTTTTCTAAACAACCTACTGTATAAATACAATACCAACAGAACATATACTGCCAATATACCTTAAAAAGAGTTACAGATTGTTCACTGCTTTGATCTGAAGAGGAGGTTCTCCAGCACGTTGTTCCTTGGTCAGATTGTGTTTTAGCCTTTTATGAGAGAGTGCAAATTCTCTTTGTTCTTAGACTCAATAAATAAGCTATGTTGTCCTTTCGTAACAGTCTTCTTTTTCATTGGACACGCCAGCCCCAAACACATCGGCCCGTCCTCGGCGAGGTTTGATGGAGTTTTCTGTTTAACATTCAGAAGTTAAGGAGCAGATGTGGTGCATAAACTGCAGGCACCGGGGTTGTAACGGGCAGGATGGCTTGCTGGGAGGCGTCCGGCTCTCGTGACTGCATGCTTTACTTCACTGCTTTCAAAATGAATAATGTCAACCTTACTTTAAGATACACAATACTGTCCTTTTTTCACGTTCAAGTCCTCCTTAAACAGGTTAAATATTGCTAAAAATTGATCATTTATGGCTGTAGCTGTTCAGTAACTCGTACCGTGTTGTGAAGTTTTTCACATTGCTCACTGTTTACATTCATTTGTCTACAGCTGTGCagggaaataaggaaggatCCATGTAAACACGTCTTTGCTGTAGTGCCTTAATAATATCAGCACCCTTAAAATCTTTGCGTGGTAATGATGTCGGGGATGCAGGCGCTTGATCAGTCCTCTGTTTTGCTCTGAGTCTTATAGGCCTGTTTGCGTAGATGAGCTTCGATCTCCTCACGAAACACCAGCATGCCCAGGTGGGAGTGGGAGGCCTCGTTCATGGCTTTGGACTGGATGCACATGCGGTACTGCTCCGGCGTCAGCTCGTCCGCGCACTGCTTCTCGTGCCACAGGTGGAACAGGCCCGACACCGGCGTGCGGATCACGATCAGGTCGCTTCGGAGGTACTTCCTGTACAAGTGGACGTCTTCCACGCCCCAGCCTTTGACCTCCAGATCAAAACCACCTGCAGAAAGAAAATCCAGATGTCaaacaaaagtcaaaattagtttctattaggggtgtaacaatatatcgtgccacgaaattttgcgatacaaaaacgtcacgatacgtggaggtgacaaactgtatcgcgatattggattattaatattaatagccTATATTGTGTTGAGAAGTAACGCGCAGTGTAttggtgccgaccgcgcctcgaccggCGGACCAAagtcttcctccgctcagaagaaactagtaccgttttggtcccgatcacgggactcttgcagggtttagagctctgaacttttaaggctggtgtagagttaagccttaccttataaaattaaacctttttggggtggtgagtaggataaacacggggacaacttctgctgagttccagtgtactttaatgtccctcaaccgtgtaggattttagaacatcaacacagcacctagtgccgtactgtggcgtatcactccgcccaatctaaaacagactaatcactacagataaactgactagtgtcattatagtccctgatttacagaatataaagaatatatttataaaataatgaaccctgaattaccaaaataaccttaacaaaaataaatctcctcttacacttataaggtgagcatgaatcaatcttttttatgatgtaaaattttatgtatttatttacttttactttatttatttaattttagttgttaaatttatggaaaagaaaaaagtcaaatcatacatgagagaaactattcagtttgtggcaaaatatttgtacttgtctgaaactgaagatgcataatgcaaacctgacatttacttttagttcagtttgtggaaaatggttggcctggctttctctttaaaacttaaacagttataaagcattacaaactgtaacaatagggcaaacgcacagcattgtttcgTATTTTGtgactttcaaataaaagaccattttttctagtcatatgttcctcattcaaggttgttaaaaaaatactgctataatatcgtatcgttatcgtgacctcaatatagtgtatcgtactgtatcgtgagattagtgtatcgttacacccctagtttctATTAtcattcttttttaatttaaacaacAATAAAAGCACTTACCGATGTTTAGAAAGTCCGAGCGATACTGACATGTCATTCCAAATCCAAAATCTCTCCAGAATCCAGCGTCTTTTTTGTGAATCTGCACCAAAACAGGGTAGTAAAGTCAGAAAATGTCTCTTAGCAGAGCTTAAGGccctttcacaataaaatgACTCAATACATGACTCACCAGCTGGAGTTCAGTAGGTGGAGCCAGCTCCAAATTTCCATAAACTATGGCAGGATTGTACAGACTGAACACCACTGGATAGAAGACTTTTTTGTCTACAAAAGTGGAGAAgcagaaaaatgtaataataattactTCTAGGAAAAATGAGAGCACAATGCGGGCAACGTGTGGTAAGACCTACTGGGAGCGGTGTGGAGACGGCAGGTGTTGAGGTACTCCAGAGTAAAATGGATGTCCACgtcacagaaaaacattaaaacgtcGCCCTTTTTCCAGGCGTGAGCTCCGATGTCCAAACCACGACCCCGAGAGAACTCCTCCTCCACCGGGATCAGGGTGTAGTTGGAGAAGCTCTCCTCCCTGTTTAATAACACACTTGTTTCAAGCAAACGCTTCAACAAATGCAAAGTACAATCTGTGGAGAAGGAACCCGGAAAGACAAACCTTGACATTTTTTCCAAAGATGTCTTTACCTCCTGCAGTCCCTCCTGTCCAAAATAAACCACTGTGAGATGAACTCGTCTGTCCTGCTGTATGCACACCTGCCTAATAAACAGATGCATTTTTCAAGATTGTATGTCATTacgcaacaaaagaaaaacccaaCAGGTTTCAGTTCCTTCCCAGAGCATGCTGGGTCAAGTCTCTCAGACAGGGATGGTTTCCATCCAGATCTTACCTGAAGTTTTGCAAAAACTGTGCGAAAGTGTCGACCCTGCCCGCCAGCGGCACGATGATGTTAATAATCATTGCAGATGTTTCTACAGATGTGCTCCTGACTTTCATTATCGGGCCGAATGGTCGGAAGAGCGTGACGTGGCGGAAGCTGCTGGACTCCTCTTTGACGAAGAAGAGCTCGTAAAGAGTCCCTTTGTCTCGTTCTGTCCTGTACAGTCCTgtgaagataagaaaacataaGAGACAACGCTCTGGGAAGTGGCCCGTAGCgtcaggccacgtttccacatccgctgggtatttacaaaaacggatatttccccctctacgttttgaaaaatacccttgtttacacgaacccgcataaatagctgttaaggtgctatgagcatccaaacctgcagggggcagtgtaacgagaagataaagtcatgctagccaatcggaatcctggaaaaaaacatcaacaaatgacacgagtgaagcctgaataatatggttccgcgttaaatcgacggcgtggcctacgtacggtgcacgtcgccgcgtaccctacgccgtaggctctgtgttggtgtaacgcggaaccataagtcagccttgactgccagttacttccaagacggaatgagtctttcgtttggagtgacagagaagtggagttacttgtgactttagaatataaaacaggtaaaatacaagaaaatattgacggtggccaaacaaattgtaaacacaggtcgcacaaatgacgctggtgacgtctctgtcgcataatgtgaagttctgaagcctaaatgtccgtttccctccatttacaagcaaacgtgaaaacgcaGTTTTTGAAAATCGCAGTCACGCAGTgattttgagcttcgttttcatgtaaacgaactaagaatgggtgatattttaccgttcacgataaaccgtccaaaaaaattccccacggtaagaatttgtcatctcgcggtaaaaacaataaattcccgttgatgacgtttttgtgtaaagctgatttatggttctgcgttaaatccacgcacaacgtacatgaaggaaggaaggaaggaattagcctgaaagaaagaaagaaagaaagaaagaaagagagaaagaaagaaattagcctgaaagaaagaaagaaagaaagaaagaaagaaagaaagaaagaaagaaagaaagaaagaaagaaagaaagaaagaaagaaagaaagaaagaaagaaagaaagaaagaaaaagaaaaaaggataaattcctgttgatgaggtgtttgtgtaacaaacatggcggatctgagtcattccagttttgcagtacttTAATtgtcatttaattggtttttattaattcagtttaattggtgtagtttagtagcatttagtattcttttagaacagtgttttggctccaaagactgaatgtggtgatagatttatagttaaaaaggtggagttgaattggtattttttttatcgttatcgggctaaatgccagaaattattgtgatacattttttagtccataccgcccatccctaaaacGAACGGCctaaacgcatgaaaacgccaccgtttttgctccgtgtaaacggggcctcagtctgATAGTTTGGGTCTCACCTTCGATAAAGTGAGCGTCAGTGTAGGTTTGCCTCTGCATGGGCATGTCGTCCTCAACGCCGTCCTCCTCGTCGGGGTTGTTGATTATATCCAGCGCGGCCTCGATGACCTCCACCAACTCGTCCCTGCGGTCTTTGCGGACGGGCTTCTCCTCCGGGTGGCGCGTCAGCCCCATCTCCAGCTGGTACACCTTGGAGGAGGTGAAACTCTCAAAGGGCACCAGAGCGTATTCGCTCGGCAGCCGCGCTCCCGTGTTGACCTCGGCCTTGTCGATCTGGGAGTGCAGGTATTCCAGCAAATCGCCCGGCTCTTGGTCTTTGTTGTCCCCCAAACCCTGCACCCCGGGAGGTTCCTTCTTGTCCTGCAGGAGCTTTAGTTTGTCGCTCATCTCCTGAAGCTCCTGCTTGAGCTGAGCGATCTGGCGCTTGAGACTGGACGCGCGGTTCAGGTGGCGCTCCTCCTGTTCCTGCAGCAGAGCCTGGTAATACTCCTTCCCGTAGGTCTCTCCGGCGAGGCCCGGCGGGACCTGGCTCACGTCTGCTGGTGGAGTGCATTCCAGCAGGTAGGcaaacagcagcagcaccagcagcaagaAGAGGCCCAGGAAGAGCCAGCGGACCCGACCCTGGAACGGTAACCCTCGCCTGGGCATCACAACCTCAGAAAACCTATAGCTGGCACGCCTGCATTCCCCGTTTCTTTCTTCTCACATCAGTCACAGTATTCTCCCACGCAATGTCACAGTGACATCAAAATGTTTTACGCTCATTTTAACGTGAAGATCTCTCTTCTTCACTTCAACCTGCTCACACAACGACTCCCCTGACACTCCTGCAATGATCACCTGGGAA
This window harbors:
- the csgalnact2 gene encoding chondroitin sulfate N-acetylgalactosaminyltransferase 2 is translated as MPRRGLPFQGRVRWLFLGLFLLLVLLLFAYLLECTPPADVSQVPPGLAGETYGKEYYQALLQEQEERHLNRASSLKRQIAQLKQELQEMSDKLKLLQDKKEPPGVQGLGDNKDQEPGDLLEYLHSQIDKAEVNTGARLPSEYALVPFESFTSSKVYQLEMGLTRHPEEKPVRKDRRDELVEVIEAALDIINNPDEEDGVEDDMPMQRQTYTDAHFIEGLYRTERDKGTLYELFFVKEESSSFRHVTLFRPFGPIMKVRSTSVETSAMIINIIVPLAGRVDTFAQFLQNFRQVCIQQDRRVHLTVVYFGQEGLQEVKTSLEKMSREESFSNYTLIPVEEEFSRGRGLDIGAHAWKKGDVLMFFCDVDIHFTLEYLNTCRLHTAPNKKVFYPVVFSLYNPAIVYGNLELAPPTELQLIHKKDAGFWRDFGFGMTCQYRSDFLNIGGFDLEVKGWGVEDVHLYRKYLRSDLIVIRTPVSGLFHLWHEKQCADELTPEQYRMCIQSKAMNEASHSHLGMLVFREEIEAHLRKQAYKTQSKTED